aaaatataaaaaaaataaataaaaaacatatggaatgtatgtattcactactgtaagtcgctctggataagagcgtctgctaaatgactaaaatgtaaaatgtcaaaaATGGGATTCAATCATTTTGACCCATATCTTTTTGAGATTtgttttaattacttgttacacaAAATCTCGTTCTccgagcaattgtattagtattaaATAATATAATTGTTCTAATTTTTGGAGTATACAATATAGCCCAGTATTTGTGTTACTGATTTTATAaatttttttgctcatctttatcaagagaCCCAATAATTCCAGACTGCGCTGTATCTGATAGAAAGACTTAAAATCCACGTCAGCATACGCAACTTACGGATCATTTGATTTAGGAATCATGGTCCCCAATTCTTTGATCCGGTCGTTGATGTTAAACCTCCGTCTTCTCTCAACTACAGGAAATAGGGACGAGAAGAGAACAATAAGAAACAATCAATCATGCAAAATGTAATAATGAAAAGGTAATATCACAGCATATCTAAACAACCCACATGATATTACTAGATAGCTGATAATTACTGTATAACAAAACTCACTCAAATTATGGTTATCCTTCTTCTGTCGTTCCTTTGCCATTGCCCTGACCTCTGCTTCTGAAACAAAGCAGTTAGCATTAGGTATGGACAATGACTACAGATGTGGGATCTTCATTTGAtaaccctgttgcaggagaacatacttgcaatgcaggaaatgtaaaacttgtagtgtatttgaggtttaaaatgtgtaattttcactttgaaatttcagattttattttaccttatgaaaaatgtaccaacccctacaaaaatgcccattaattataatccacataataattcacatttcttgttgctgcaggattattttcaaaCTGGATcaatttaagatcctacatctgtaagacAATGGCAAAACACTGATGTTGACACACAACAAAACAGTTATGCCAGAAACGTTTAGTTAGTTTCGGGAAGAAAATAAATGAAACTGTGCTGAGCACATTATAGGCTAAGCAATATGCACCCGTGTAACCTAACTCAAACTCACAGTTAGCTAAAGTAAATATGACTATGCAGACATACCTACAGGAAACCCTTCAGGCCTTTGATAGTTCTCAAACTTGCTACACGATCCAGACTTGTCCAGCATTTGCATGATGGCTGGAGATTGGGAAACTATTTGGCACATACAATTTTCAATGCATTTCTCTTTATTTTGAATGATAAAATAACAAAGTTTACAATAATCAAAAACAATATCAATGCAAAGCACATGCATACACATTTCCCTGACCCTTTTAGACATATTGCTCAGTCACAAAGGTCTGGAGAGTAATTTGTAACCCCATGTTTGAATCTGGATGTTTTCCATGTAATGGGGTCATGCTCACCTGAGTATTCCCTTTTGATGTTGGGCAGGTTGGCAGGGCAGGAGTTGATGGCCAGGCCTGGAGGGGGCATGCCCTGGTTACCATAAATGTCCAAGAGATTAGTGTTGACAGCGATCTGATGAGAAAAGATAACCACAGACAATAGTAATGTTAGCAGGGTCAAATATACCTGGCACAGGTGGTGCTTGACACATGAGTAGTTAACACTTTAAAAATGTGTTTACacaattttaattttttattttaccttcatttaacttggcaagtcagttaagaacaaattcttattttcaatgacggcctaggaacaatgaTCTGGAAGCAAACACTTTGCTGTATTTGTAGACACATCTACTATGAATTGTCACATAGGCCtccaccggataggtgcagtgagatgtgttgttctacagggtcagccatagtactgCACCCCTGGacaaaattagggttaagtgccttgctcaagggcacatagacagatttccccttgtcagctcaggtattcgaaccagcagcctttcagttactggcctcaTGCAAGCAGACAGTAAATTAAGGCAATCATACCGTATTGGCCATCTGAAGCCCTGGGTCCATTAATCCAAGGATATCGTCGTTATAACTCGATTCCAGACTAATTATGTCATCAATGACATCATCCAtctataataaaaataaaaaaattgaatttGAGATAACATATTTTCTAACAGACAGTGATTCAATTAAGGGTTAATCAACAGAAAATCACATTTCCTTATCAATGAATATGTATTATCCAACTCCATGGTGCTACTACCATTCATTACTCAAATACACATTGCTTTGAAGTAGAAGTAATCAAAAATTGGCAGATATCATGGTGTGAAAAGCACACTGAATTTACACACACTGCATTGTAGCTCGGCACCTATGGCCATGTTACATTTTGCGTTACCTCTTTCTCACAGTTGATGTTGAGGGTGAGTAAGGCCATAGGGCTGTTGGGGGCACTGTTGCCCGGCCCCAGAGCCATGCCCCTGTGGTCAGAGGACTGGTTGGGGCAGGGCAGGGAGCCAAGCTTGCCCAGGTAGCGCTTCACCTGCTGCTGCTGGGCCTGCTGGATGTGGTACTTGGTGGGGTTCTCCAGGTGAGTCTGCACCtggaggaggtagggagagatggagtgaaagagggagagaggagagggagagacataagTGAGAGTCAGAATCCTCAAATGTTGTTATGATGGGTTGATGATCGTTGGTCATGTTGCAGTTGTGCTGTGCACTCAAGAAAAGAGCTCTCATATCTCACTGAATATTATCTTACTAAATAAGCAAGAAACAGCGTTGAAAATGTTTCCATACATGTATAATAATAAAGAGAACCGGATTACTAATTAATATCAAAATAAAATACGTCAGCTCAACTAGCGATAAGAGTCCTTGACTTGACCAGAGAAAGTCAAGTATGGGTTGAAATGTTAGAATGTATCAATATTACTAGCAAATCCCAAAGCAGTAAGCCGTAAGCTTTtcttttcatttatattttttttctgtgctatCTCTTGATAGCTAAATAATCCCTAGATATAAATACATGTATTCACAATTCATGTCACACGTACCATCTGAATAAATGTTATGTTTATCTTACCATACCCCAAAAGAAAAAGGGgggaaaataaaatatatttcaatCAACACAATACTGGACCTACCTAATAATGGTGGTATTCAAGCATCTCCAACATATTGCACAATTTATATTCCAACTACAAATAAGAGATCCTTAAAACCTAATTATATTCCCTTTCAAAGTCTATGCAAGACCAGAGAGGTTGTCTTCCTCTTTCATCCGCTGCTTTCAACACTGATAATATGGGGAGGAACACCTCTAGTTCAGCTTATAAAAGGCAGAAAAAAGTAATTAGCTACGCATGTTAACAAGTCTAAGTGAGACACAATGAACCTTTTAAAGATTGTGATGCTTTATGTAAAATATGAATTTATGCCTTTATGGTGCTAGTTTGACATCAGAGTGGGAGTCTTACAAAGAGGCTCTT
The window above is part of the Salmo salar chromosome ssa15, Ssal_v3.1, whole genome shotgun sequence genome. Proteins encoded here:
- the LOC106572415 gene encoding microphthalmia-associated transcription factor isoform X7; translated protein: MQAESGIVPDFEVGEEFQEEPKTYYELKSQPLKKNSNPLDQKCSSSKPPLGSSAMTSRILLRQQLMREQLQEQERREQQRRQASSTSLHHQTTDGHIHTQTPAINVSAPPSLPPASQLPMEVLKVQTHLENPTKYHIQQAQQQQVKRYLGKLGSLPCPNQSSDHRGMALGPGNSAPNSPMALLTLNINCEKEMDDVIDDIISLESSYNDDILGLMDPGLQMANTIAVNTNLLDIYGNQGMPPPGLAINSCPANLPNIKREYSVSQSPAIMQMLDKSGSCSKFENYQRPEGFPVEAEVRAMAKERQKKDNHNLIERRRRFNINDRIKELGTMIPKSNDPDMRWNKGTILKASVDYIRKLQREQQRAKELENRQKKLEHANRHLMLRIQVQHGVGDASSCPWSDHRHICPLLN